The proteins below come from a single Chitinophaga pinensis DSM 2588 genomic window:
- a CDS encoding NADH:flavin oxidoreductase/NADH oxidase: MAVLFSPLQIRNITFRNRITISPMCEYSAENGFSNDWHLVHLGSRAVGGAGLIITEAVAVSAEGRISPSDLGIWDDAHIAGLKRITDFISGQGTVPGIQLAHAGRKSSTEVPWKGIHLVAPEDGGWKEIYAPSAIPFSDKYGLPIALSQEGIKNVIQDFKTAASRALAAGFKVVELHGAHGYLIHQFLSPLSNQRTDEYGGDFTNRVRFLLEIVAAVREVWPAEYPLFVRLSATDWADGGWNLEESTTLALLLKDRGVDLIDTSSGGLTPAQKIVLGPLYQTPFAEHIRKETGIMTGAVGLITTPEEAESIVAEGKADLVLIARESLRDPYFPIHAAHALKDESHVWPVQYERAKPRLIRN, from the coding sequence ATGGCAGTATTATTCTCACCCTTACAGATAAGAAACATCACATTCAGGAACAGGATCACAATTTCACCTATGTGTGAATACAGTGCCGAGAACGGATTTAGTAATGACTGGCATCTGGTACACCTGGGCAGTCGTGCGGTAGGCGGGGCCGGTCTGATCATTACAGAGGCAGTAGCAGTGAGTGCGGAAGGCAGGATCTCACCCAGCGATCTGGGTATCTGGGACGATGCGCATATCGCAGGGCTGAAACGGATCACAGATTTCATTTCCGGACAGGGAACCGTACCAGGTATCCAACTGGCCCACGCAGGCCGAAAATCGAGCACGGAAGTGCCCTGGAAAGGCATTCACCTGGTCGCTCCGGAAGACGGTGGCTGGAAAGAAATCTACGCACCCAGCGCAATCCCGTTTTCTGACAAATATGGACTTCCGATTGCGCTTAGCCAAGAAGGTATCAAAAACGTTATACAGGACTTTAAAACGGCTGCTTCCCGTGCCCTGGCGGCAGGATTTAAAGTTGTGGAGTTGCACGGCGCACATGGTTACCTGATTCATCAGTTTCTGTCGCCGCTCAGTAACCAGCGTACCGATGAATATGGGGGCGATTTTACCAACAGGGTTCGTTTCCTGCTGGAGATCGTAGCGGCAGTACGCGAAGTATGGCCGGCGGAATATCCTTTATTTGTCAGGTTGTCCGCTACCGACTGGGCAGATGGTGGCTGGAACCTGGAAGAATCAACCACATTAGCCCTTCTTCTGAAAGACCGGGGCGTAGACCTGATAGATACCTCTTCCGGCGGTCTTACACCTGCACAGAAAATCGTTCTGGGACCATTATACCAGACGCCGTTTGCGGAGCATATCCGAAAGGAGACAGGTATTATGACCGGCGCTGTAGGACTGATCACAACGCCGGAAGAAGCAGAGTCAATTGTCGCAGAAGGAAAGGCAGACCTGGTGCTGATAGCGCGCGAGTCTTTACGTGATCCCTATTTTCCGATACATGCGGCACATGCTTTGAAGGATGAATCGCATGTGTGGCCGGTGCAGTATGAGAGAGCGAAACCCAGATTAATTAGGAATTAG
- a CDS encoding polymer-forming cytoskeletal protein, which produces MKDLIKKAFGKDMFLIPGQVSVQGAIESTIPGRIDGNVRGDVRTEGTLVIGKTATIRGNIYATDLEAFGKVYGDVFVSNKAVISNKAYIRGDVTALILEVEQDAVIEGAIRKHPTEADDVIPPPAEEDEVKPAPEEDEEKASSWF; this is translated from the coding sequence GACATGTTCCTGATCCCAGGCCAGGTGTCCGTACAGGGCGCTATTGAATCTACCATCCCCGGACGTATCGATGGTAATGTGAGAGGTGATGTGCGTACGGAAGGTACACTCGTGATCGGTAAAACCGCCACTATCCGCGGTAATATCTATGCCACCGATCTCGAAGCTTTCGGAAAAGTATACGGGGATGTTTTTGTAAGTAATAAAGCTGTTATCAGCAACAAAGCATATATCAGAGGTGATGTGACAGCGCTGATCTTGGAAGTTGAACAGGATGCCGTGATAGAAGGCGCTATCCGTAAACACCCTACTGAGGCGGATGATGTGATCCCGCCACCGGCGGAAGAAGATGAAGTGAAACCTGCGCCGGAAGAGGATGAAGAGAAGGCAAGCAGCTGGTTTTAA
- a CDS encoding cold-shock protein: MTTKFQGTVKFFNETKGFGFIIHEESDKETFVHVNGLIHEIQADDRVEFELQEGRKGMNAVNVRRID; this comes from the coding sequence ATGACAACAAAATTCCAGGGAACTGTAAAGTTCTTCAACGAGACAAAAGGATTCGGCTTCATCATTCACGAGGAATCTGATAAAGAAACTTTTGTTCACGTTAATGGTCTTATTCACGAGATCCAGGCTGACGACAGAGTAGAGTTTGAACTGCAGGAAGGCCGTAAAGGTATGAACGCCGTTAACGTTAGACGTATCGACTAA
- a CDS encoding family 20 glycosylhydrolase: MRNVLLLCLLGAALTAFRSSSSRQTTLSNAPVPDSILPVRGFCIGAPRKPALDAFIKFIKEELAPRKVNTLVLRIEYNYQYESYPELRDSAALSKADIKKLVQVCRQNGISLIPQLNLLGHQSWASHTNNLLVKYPQFDETPWVKMPEKYEWPNADGLYCKSYCPLHPDVHAVVFKLMDELCDVFESKAYHAGLDEVFYIGESKCPRCGGRDKAELFAGEVTLLRNHLAEKGRSLWIWGDRLIDGKTTGIGMWEGSLNNTYRAIDMIPKDVTICDWHYDRPDKTPVYFAMKGLKVITCPWRKPEFASIQLKDMLDFRSTSTPIMKDRYQGMMQTIWSGAEDFMDEYYGRKAPRAEQPGKPVDTLHTQSRCFRQLYDDIAKATL, encoded by the coding sequence ATGAGAAATGTGCTCCTGCTTTGCCTGTTAGGAGCAGCGTTGACTGCCTTCAGGTCATCATCATCCCGGCAGACGACCCTTAGTAACGCACCTGTACCCGACAGTATTTTACCTGTAAGAGGATTCTGTATTGGCGCACCGCGTAAACCAGCCCTTGATGCCTTTATCAAATTCATCAAAGAGGAACTGGCGCCGCGTAAGGTAAACACATTGGTGCTACGCATAGAGTACAATTATCAGTATGAAAGTTATCCGGAACTGCGTGATTCGGCCGCATTGTCAAAAGCTGATATCAAGAAGCTGGTACAGGTATGCCGTCAGAACGGTATCAGTCTGATTCCGCAGCTAAACCTCCTGGGGCATCAGTCCTGGGCAAGCCACACCAACAACCTGCTGGTGAAATACCCGCAGTTTGACGAAACACCCTGGGTGAAAATGCCGGAAAAGTACGAATGGCCAAATGCAGACGGACTGTATTGTAAAAGTTACTGTCCGCTGCACCCGGATGTACATGCCGTTGTGTTTAAGCTGATGGATGAACTCTGCGACGTATTTGAGAGCAAAGCGTATCACGCCGGACTGGACGAGGTGTTTTACATCGGAGAATCCAAATGTCCCCGTTGCGGTGGCAGAGATAAGGCAGAACTGTTTGCAGGCGAAGTAACCCTGTTACGCAATCACCTGGCAGAAAAGGGGAGAAGCCTCTGGATCTGGGGAGATCGTCTGATTGATGGTAAGACGACCGGTATCGGTATGTGGGAAGGAAGTCTGAATAATACTTACCGTGCGATTGACATGATCCCTAAGGACGTAACGATCTGCGACTGGCATTACGATCGTCCTGACAAGACACCTGTTTATTTCGCGATGAAAGGGCTGAAAGTAATCACCTGTCCATGGAGAAAACCGGAGTTTGCATCTATTCAACTGAAAGATATGCTTGATTTCAGGTCAACCTCTACACCAATTATGAAAGATCGTTATCAGGGAATGATGCAGACAATATGGTCAGGAGCGGAAGATTTCATGGATGAATACTACGGCCGGAAGGCGCCAAGAGCCGAACAGCCAGGAAAGCCTGTGGATACGCTTCATACCCAAAGTCGTTGCTTCAGGCAATTATATGACGACATCGCTAAAGCTACTTTATGA